Proteins encoded together in one Rhizobium bangladeshense window:
- a CDS encoding GntR family transcriptional regulator: MDSADDSFLGPLTEDGPSAGFLDDGKNTIGSQLASRLREAIISGDLEAGSKINLDKARKTFNVSLSPLREGLARLISDGLVEFQDNRGYRVAPISLANLEEVTSLREELEVFALRESMRLGDVEWEGNIMRALHRLNRTERDAARPETLEHWETLHREFHLTLISGCGKPLLLHFCSLLLNLNDRYRRVFLIRTSGDRNVGQEHSEIAQGAVARDVEYACEKLRQHIHRTGTNLRNHLATKGIA; the protein is encoded by the coding sequence ATGGACTCGGCCGACGACAGCTTTCTCGGGCCGTTGACAGAAGACGGGCCGTCAGCCGGCTTCCTCGACGATGGCAAGAACACCATCGGCAGCCAGCTCGCATCGCGCCTTCGGGAGGCGATCATCTCCGGTGATCTGGAAGCGGGCAGCAAGATCAATCTCGACAAGGCGCGGAAGACTTTCAATGTCAGTCTGAGCCCCTTGCGGGAGGGCTTGGCCAGGCTCATTTCAGACGGCCTGGTCGAGTTTCAGGACAACAGAGGCTATCGCGTCGCGCCGATCTCGCTGGCTAATCTCGAAGAGGTCACTAGCCTGCGTGAGGAACTCGAGGTTTTCGCGCTGCGTGAATCCATGCGTCTTGGCGACGTCGAATGGGAGGGCAACATCATGCGTGCGCTTCATCGTCTAAATCGCACGGAGCGCGACGCCGCTCGTCCCGAAACGCTGGAGCACTGGGAAACGCTTCACCGCGAATTCCATCTCACCCTGATCTCCGGCTGCGGCAAACCTCTTCTGCTTCACTTCTGCAGTCTTCTGCTCAATCTCAACGACCGATATCGCCGTGTCTTCCTGATCCGTACGTCGGGGGATCGCAACGTCGGGCAGGAGCACAGCGAGATTGCCCAGGGCGCGGTCGCGCGTGATGTCGAGTATGCCTGCGAAAAGCTCCGCCAGCACATCCATCGCACCGGCACCAATCTTCGCAACCATCTCGCGACGAAGGGGATCGCGTGA
- a CDS encoding dioxygenase — protein MAIRTESELTPAVLAVMNRTEDPRLREILVAMVKHLHAFVREVRLSEVEFRDATAILNEIGQLQTDSHNEFVLMAGSLGVSSLVCLLNNGDNGQTETSQSLLGPFWRLNSPRVENGGTIIRSETPGTPLFVHAKVVDRGGKPIAGAEIDVWHASPVGLYENQDPDQAEMNLRGKFTTDDKGRFWFRTVKMVGYPIPVDGVVGRLLQAQRRHPYRPAHLHALIFKEGYKTLISQVFDPSDPNIDSDVQFGVTAALTGDFVRHDEPHPSDTDVTGPWFSLDYTYVMEPGEAILPRPPIK, from the coding sequence ATGGCAATCAGAACCGAAAGCGAGTTGACGCCCGCCGTTCTCGCCGTGATGAACCGCACCGAAGATCCACGGCTCCGGGAAATACTCGTTGCAATGGTGAAGCATCTTCACGCATTCGTGCGGGAAGTCAGGCTGTCGGAAGTCGAGTTTCGCGACGCGACGGCCATCCTCAACGAAATTGGCCAGCTGCAGACTGACAGCCACAACGAGTTCGTGCTCATGGCCGGATCGCTTGGGGTATCGTCGCTCGTCTGCCTGCTCAACAACGGCGACAACGGGCAGACCGAGACTTCGCAGTCGCTGCTCGGGCCATTCTGGCGCCTCAACTCTCCGCGCGTCGAAAACGGCGGAACCATCATCCGCTCGGAAACGCCCGGAACGCCCTTGTTCGTCCATGCGAAGGTGGTTGATCGCGGAGGCAAACCCATCGCAGGCGCCGAAATAGACGTATGGCATGCCTCTCCTGTCGGCCTTTACGAGAACCAGGACCCGGACCAGGCGGAAATGAACCTGCGCGGCAAGTTCACTACGGACGACAAGGGTCGCTTCTGGTTCAGAACGGTCAAGATGGTGGGCTATCCCATCCCTGTCGACGGAGTCGTAGGTCGGCTTCTGCAAGCGCAACGCCGCCACCCCTACCGACCTGCTCATCTGCACGCGCTGATCTTCAAAGAGGGATACAAAACCCTGATCTCCCAGGTCTTCGACCCGAGCGATCCGAACATTGATTCCGATGTGCAGTTCGGCGTAACCGCGGCTTTGACAGGCGACTTTGTCCGTCATGACGAGCCGCACCCATCCGACACGGACGTTACTGGCCCGTGGTTCTCGCTCGACTACACCTACGTCATGGAGCCGGGCGAGGCCATCCTGCCGCGTCCTCCGATCAAGTAA
- a CDS encoding fumarylacetoacetate hydrolase family protein — MITDKERQAAADALLKAETERRPIVQPSRTYPNLELEDAYKIQALWAQARIAKGARIAGHKIGLTSRAMQMASKMTEPDYGVILDDALYNDGAQIRADLFIKPRLEVELAFVMGEDLEGPGTRIYDVMRATEFVVPALEIIDYRTEVPRAITDTIADNAAFGAIVVGGRIIRPMDIDIRWVGATLSKNGIIEESGVSAAIMGHPAAGIAGLVNKLHAVGGGLKKGQIVLAGSFTRPVDIAKGDVIQADYGSVGSIGVSFV, encoded by the coding sequence ATGATTACGGACAAGGAACGCCAGGCGGCCGCCGACGCGCTGCTGAAGGCAGAAACCGAACGCAGGCCCATCGTCCAGCCGAGCCGGACATATCCGAATTTGGAACTTGAAGACGCATACAAGATCCAAGCGCTCTGGGCGCAGGCGCGGATTGCAAAGGGTGCGCGGATCGCGGGTCATAAGATCGGACTGACATCGCGGGCGATGCAGATGGCCTCGAAAATGACGGAACCCGACTACGGCGTCATTCTCGACGATGCACTCTATAATGATGGGGCGCAGATCAGGGCGGATCTCTTTATCAAGCCTCGCCTCGAAGTCGAACTTGCCTTCGTGATGGGTGAGGATCTCGAGGGTCCGGGCACTCGGATCTACGACGTCATGCGCGCGACTGAATTTGTCGTTCCGGCGCTTGAGATCATCGACTACCGAACCGAGGTACCCAGAGCGATCACCGACACGATCGCCGACAACGCCGCTTTCGGAGCGATCGTCGTGGGTGGTCGTATCATCCGGCCGATGGATATCGACATCCGCTGGGTCGGCGCGACGCTTTCGAAAAACGGCATCATCGAGGAATCGGGTGTTTCCGCAGCCATCATGGGACATCCGGCCGCGGGGATCGCCGGGCTCGTGAACAAGCTCCACGCCGTCGGAGGCGGCTTGAAGAAGGGCCAGATCGTGCTTGCCGGCTCGTTTACTCGCCCGGTGGACATCGCCAAAGGCGACGTCATTCAAGCCGACTATGGCTCCGTCGGCTCCATCGGCGTCTCGTTCGTGTGA
- the hpaI gene encoding 4-hydroxy-2-oxoheptanedioate aldolase, with translation MELPVNHFKRKLRAGQSQIGLWCGLPGSYAAEIVAPSGFDWVLFDTEHSPGDVLTVLPQLQAVAPYDVSPVVRPAFNDPVLIKRFLDIGVQTLLVPYVQNEEEAKAAVAAIRYPPQGVRGVSALTRATRFGRVPNYARIAEQEICLLLQIETREALGRLEAIAGVEGVDGVFIGPADLAASFGHPGQPGHPDVVAAIEDAIARLNSLGKPAGILTPDETFAARCISLGTLFTAVGVDVALLARGSEALAARFSS, from the coding sequence ATGGAACTCCCCGTCAATCACTTCAAGCGGAAACTGAGAGCCGGTCAAAGCCAGATCGGTCTCTGGTGCGGCCTTCCCGGAAGCTACGCCGCAGAAATCGTCGCGCCGTCGGGCTTCGACTGGGTGCTGTTCGATACCGAGCACTCTCCAGGCGACGTCCTCACCGTCCTGCCGCAATTGCAGGCGGTCGCGCCTTATGACGTTTCCCCCGTCGTACGCCCGGCCTTCAACGATCCCGTCCTGATCAAGCGCTTTTTGGACATCGGCGTCCAGACGCTCCTCGTTCCCTATGTGCAGAACGAAGAGGAAGCGAAGGCAGCGGTCGCCGCCATCCGGTATCCGCCGCAGGGCGTTCGCGGGGTCTCCGCCCTGACGCGCGCCACCCGCTTCGGGCGCGTTCCGAACTACGCACGGATTGCTGAACAGGAGATCTGCCTGCTTCTGCAGATTGAGACCCGTGAGGCGCTCGGTCGACTGGAGGCCATCGCAGGGGTCGAAGGCGTTGACGGCGTCTTCATCGGCCCCGCCGATCTGGCGGCTAGCTTCGGTCATCCCGGCCAACCGGGGCATCCCGACGTGGTCGCGGCGATCGAAGACGCCATCGCACGCCTGAATAGTCTTGGAAAGCCCGCAGGCATCCTCACGCCGGACGAGACGTTCGCAGCCCGCTGCATTTCGCTCGGGACGTTGTTCACCGCCGTTGGCGTTGACGTCGCCCTCCTTGCGAGAGGATCGGAGGCGCTCGCAGCCCGGTTTTCATCTTAG
- a CDS encoding transporter substrate-binding domain-containing protein — MSTRKKILSEIAPAGVIRAAVNMSNAALVRWDDQDGALVGPSAQIGHKIAGQLDCGLSLIQYGSAADILAAADRGEWDIAFIASDPSRVDRFSFSPPYMSVKATYLVAEASAFRTVGDLDIESVQIASARSAAYTKQLERILEKATVSYTDSPAAAIDLLVGSQCDAAAGLTEFLAHTSERISGFRLVEGAFSEIPQTIAVHRRSIHASAFFADFVCRLSRTASGDREAAGGGEENLP, encoded by the coding sequence ATGTCGACGCGGAAGAAAATTCTGTCTGAGATAGCACCGGCGGGCGTAATCCGGGCCGCCGTCAACATGTCGAATGCCGCCTTGGTCCGTTGGGACGATCAGGACGGCGCCTTGGTCGGTCCAAGTGCTCAGATCGGTCACAAAATTGCCGGGCAACTGGATTGCGGCCTGTCGCTGATCCAGTACGGCTCCGCCGCCGATATCCTCGCCGCTGCGGATCGCGGCGAGTGGGACATTGCTTTCATTGCTTCGGATCCATCGAGAGTCGACCGGTTCTCCTTTTCACCCCCCTATATGTCCGTCAAAGCGACCTATTTGGTGGCCGAGGCTTCGGCTTTCCGGACGGTCGGAGACCTCGACATCGAGAGCGTGCAGATCGCCTCCGCAAGAAGTGCCGCCTATACGAAGCAGCTCGAACGTATCCTTGAAAAAGCCACCGTCTCCTATACTGACAGCCCGGCAGCTGCCATCGATCTCCTTGTCGGGTCGCAATGCGACGCCGCTGCTGGATTGACCGAATTCCTCGCTCACACTTCGGAGCGAATTTCCGGCTTCCGACTAGTGGAGGGAGCGTTCTCCGAAATTCCCCAGACGATCGCCGTGCACCGAAGATCCATTCATGCGTCGGCATTCTTTGCAGATTTCGTATGCCGTCTGAGCAGAACTGCTTCGGGAGACCGTGAGGCGGCCGGCGGCGGTGAAGAGAATCTCCCGTGA
- the grxD gene encoding Grx4 family monothiol glutaredoxin, protein MSGIHEFIDNEIKSNDVVLFMKGTPQFPQCGFSGQVVQILDYIGVDYKGINVLADSEIRQGIKDYSNWPTIPQLYIKGEFIGGCDIVREMFQAGELQQHLQENGVTVRGAA, encoded by the coding sequence ATGAGCGGCATTCACGAATTCATCGACAACGAAATCAAGAGCAATGACGTCGTCCTCTTCATGAAGGGCACGCCGCAGTTTCCGCAGTGCGGGTTCTCCGGCCAGGTCGTGCAGATTCTCGATTACATCGGCGTCGACTATAAGGGCATTAATGTGCTCGCCGATTCGGAAATCCGCCAGGGCATCAAGGACTATTCCAACTGGCCGACTATCCCGCAGCTTTACATAAAGGGCGAGTTCATCGGCGGTTGCGACATCGTCCGGGAAATGTTCCAGGCCGGTGAACTGCAACAGCATCTCCAGGAAAACGGCGTCACCGTTCGCGGCGCCGCCTGA
- a CDS encoding multidrug effflux MFS transporter, protein MGKREFIVLAAFLMAINSLAIDIMLPALQQIGASLGVESENHRQFVVSSYLLGFGSAQLFYGPLSDRFGRRTPLLIGLVVYIVSAIGIVFVPSFAGLLVLRFVQGVGSAATRVITISIVRDIYGGRQMAEVMSLIMMVFMIVPVIAPGAGQVVMFFGNWHLIFLFIATMATAIAVWAYLRLPETLHPANVRPFTARSIFGAFKLVLTNRVALCYTIASTFIFGALFGFINSAQQIYVGIYGLGVYFPVAFAGVAIFMSLSSFFNSRFVGKLGMRRLSHASLLGFIAINTIWLAVQMASSEPMPFALFISFFGLAMFQFGWIGSNFNSLAMEPLGHVAGTASSVLGFMSTVGGALIGAGIGQAFDGTALPMVAGYFMVSIIGLIFVLIAEKGRLFHQHNPAI, encoded by the coding sequence ATGGGCAAGCGTGAGTTCATCGTGCTTGCCGCCTTCCTGATGGCCATCAACTCGCTTGCCATCGACATCATGCTCCCGGCCCTGCAGCAGATCGGCGCGAGCCTCGGCGTCGAGAGTGAGAACCACCGGCAGTTCGTCGTCTCCTCCTATCTGCTCGGCTTCGGCAGCGCCCAGCTTTTCTACGGACCGCTCTCCGACCGTTTCGGCCGCCGCACGCCGCTGCTGATCGGCCTCGTCGTCTATATCGTGTCCGCCATCGGAATCGTTTTCGTTCCCTCCTTCGCCGGCTTGCTTGTGCTGCGCTTCGTCCAGGGCGTCGGCTCGGCCGCCACCCGCGTCATCACCATCTCCATCGTTCGCGATATCTATGGTGGCCGGCAGATGGCTGAGGTCATGTCGCTGATCATGATGGTCTTCATGATCGTACCGGTGATTGCGCCGGGCGCCGGCCAGGTGGTGATGTTCTTCGGCAACTGGCACCTGATCTTCCTCTTCATCGCCACGATGGCGACTGCGATCGCCGTCTGGGCCTATCTGCGCCTGCCGGAAACCCTGCATCCCGCCAATGTCAGGCCCTTCACCGCCCGCTCGATCTTCGGTGCCTTCAAGCTGGTGCTGACCAATCGCGTGGCGCTCTGTTACACCATCGCCAGCACCTTCATCTTCGGCGCGCTGTTCGGGTTCATCAATTCCGCCCAGCAAATCTATGTCGGCATCTACGGCCTCGGCGTCTATTTCCCAGTCGCCTTCGCCGGCGTGGCGATCTTCATGTCGCTGTCGTCCTTCTTCAATTCCCGTTTTGTCGGCAAGCTCGGCATGCGCCGCCTGTCACACGCCTCGCTCCTCGGCTTCATCGCCATCAATACCATCTGGCTGGCCGTCCAGATGGCAAGTTCAGAGCCGATGCCGTTTGCGCTGTTCATCTCCTTCTTCGGGCTTGCCATGTTCCAGTTCGGCTGGATCGGCTCGAACTTCAATTCGCTTGCCATGGAGCCGCTGGGACACGTCGCCGGCACCGCCTCCTCCGTTCTCGGCTTCATGAGCACGGTCGGCGGCGCCCTTATCGGCGCCGGCATCGGCCAGGCTTTCGACGGCACTGCACTGCCGATGGTCGCCGGTTATTTCATGGTCTCGATCATCGGCCTTATCTTCGTGCTGATCGCCGAGAAGGGCCGGCTCTTCCATCAGCACAATCCGGCCATTTGA
- a CDS encoding multidrug effflux MFS transporter, producing the protein MTPHKPHQENQGSRRIGMGFGEFVITIAIMTASIAMAIDSMLPALPNIGHSLGVTNTNDAQLIIGVFFLGFGVSQIFFGSLSDTFGRRNILLGGLACYVVAMFAAAATGSFEMLLLMRFVQGVGGAAVRITTMAIVRDCFGGREMARVMSYVMIVFMIVPIVAPSVGQLIILYADWHWIFILLGIVASILFVWALLRLKESLPPEERLPLSVGSVADGFKTVLTNRITCGYMIGLTMFTGVISAYVISVQQVFGEVYGLGDWLPIAFAATAGGIAVANFANGFFVRKFGMRRISHAALLVFTALSALGFVIALAGKPDFTVAYSIFTIVLMMFAVIATNFTAISLEPMGNLAGTATAITGFVSTTFGAILGGLVGQMFNGTVQPLFGGFALFGLLTIAATLWAENGKLFTHPGDGPQLDPGAAHF; encoded by the coding sequence ATGACGCCGCATAAACCGCACCAGGAAAACCAGGGGTCCCGCCGCATCGGCATGGGCTTCGGCGAATTCGTTATCACCATCGCCATCATGACCGCCAGCATTGCCATGGCAATCGACAGCATGCTGCCGGCGTTGCCCAATATCGGACATTCCCTCGGCGTCACCAACACCAACGACGCCCAGCTCATCATCGGCGTGTTCTTCCTCGGCTTCGGCGTCTCGCAGATATTCTTCGGCAGCCTTTCCGACACGTTCGGCCGCCGCAATATCCTGCTCGGCGGCCTTGCCTGCTATGTGGTCGCGATGTTTGCCGCTGCCGCAACCGGGAGCTTCGAAATGCTTCTCCTCATGCGTTTCGTCCAGGGCGTGGGTGGCGCCGCCGTGCGCATCACCACCATGGCCATCGTTCGCGACTGCTTCGGCGGTCGCGAAATGGCCCGCGTCATGTCCTATGTCATGATCGTCTTCATGATCGTGCCGATCGTGGCCCCGTCCGTGGGCCAGCTCATCATCCTCTATGCCGACTGGCACTGGATCTTCATCCTGCTCGGCATCGTCGCCAGCATCCTGTTCGTCTGGGCTCTTCTGCGGTTGAAGGAATCGCTGCCTCCCGAAGAACGCCTGCCGCTGTCGGTCGGCTCTGTTGCGGACGGATTCAAGACCGTGCTCACCAACCGCATCACTTGCGGCTACATGATCGGTTTGACCATGTTCACCGGCGTTATCAGCGCATATGTGATTTCGGTGCAGCAGGTTTTCGGCGAAGTCTATGGCTTAGGCGACTGGCTGCCGATCGCGTTTGCGGCCACCGCCGGCGGCATTGCCGTCGCCAATTTTGCCAACGGCTTCTTCGTTCGCAAATTTGGTATGCGCCGCATCTCGCACGCCGCGCTGCTGGTCTTCACGGCGCTGTCAGCGCTCGGTTTCGTCATCGCCTTGGCGGGCAAGCCAGATTTCACCGTCGCCTACAGCATCTTCACCATCGTCCTGATGATGTTTGCGGTGATTGCCACCAATTTCACCGCCATCAGCCTCGAGCCGATGGGCAATCTCGCCGGTACGGCGACCGCTATCACCGGCTTTGTATCGACGACCTTTGGCGCCATCCTCGGCGGGCTGGTGGGCCAGATGTTCAACGGCACCGTGCAGCCACTCTTCGGCGGCTTCGCGCTGTTCGGCTTGCTGACGATCGCAGCCACGCTGTGGGCTGAGAACGGCAAGCTCTTCACCCATCCCGGCGACGGTCCGCAACTCGATCCGGGCGCCGCCCATTTCTGA
- a CDS encoding GNAT family N-acetyltransferase, producing the protein MDERIVIRPYAPGDVDATIEIFLRAIREVSSHDYSAAQIEAWARVEDRALWAERRISRPGWIAEIDGQPVGFSDLTGDGCLDMMFVHPDFQGIGVATRLLRRAEKEALRLGFRRVYTEASITARPFFESKGFRVMTGQIVEKRGQSLENFLMEKFYA; encoded by the coding sequence ATGGACGAGCGGATTGTGATCAGGCCTTATGCGCCAGGTGACGTTGATGCGACGATCGAGATTTTTCTGCGCGCCATCCGGGAGGTCTCGTCGCACGACTATTCCGCGGCCCAGATCGAGGCTTGGGCGAGAGTCGAGGATCGCGCTCTATGGGCGGAAAGAAGGATAAGCAGGCCTGGATGGATCGCGGAGATCGACGGACAGCCCGTCGGGTTTTCGGACCTGACCGGCGACGGGTGTCTCGACATGATGTTCGTGCACCCAGACTTTCAAGGGATCGGCGTGGCAACCCGCCTGTTGCGCAGAGCCGAGAAGGAGGCTCTCAGGCTGGGGTTCAGGCGAGTTTACACCGAGGCAAGCATAACCGCCCGCCCGTTTTTCGAAAGCAAAGGATTTCGTGTGATGACCGGCCAAATTGTTGAGAAGCGCGGCCAGAGCCTGGAAAACTTCCTGATGGAAAAGTTCTACGCCTGA
- a CDS encoding inositol monophosphatase family protein, with product MTTTVDVTVLADLLRRAAKAEILPRFRRLGRDDVRAKSEATDLVTEADEQAERMIKAEAQRLWPDALFLGEESVAGEPTLLGRLADADLAIVVDPVDGTFNFAAGIPAFGVMASVISGGETIAGIIYDPMGDDWVMAEKGGGAWLRRPDGEAQRLRAAEPVALDQMVGMASTGYLPREKRAEVLGNLAKVRFLTNYRCAAHEYRTLAGGHVHYLMYNKLMPWDHLAGTLISQEAGAYAARFDGSSYLPQHLDGGLLIAPDNASWDVLRREVLTL from the coding sequence ATGACAACAACCGTTGACGTGACCGTTCTTGCCGATCTCTTGCGCCGCGCGGCGAAGGCCGAGATCCTGCCCCGCTTCCGCCGGCTTGGCCGGGATGATGTGCGCGCCAAGAGCGAGGCGACCGATCTTGTCACCGAGGCCGACGAGCAGGCCGAGCGGATGATCAAGGCGGAAGCGCAGCGGCTCTGGCCGGACGCGCTGTTTCTCGGCGAAGAGTCTGTCGCGGGCGAGCCGACGTTGCTTGGCAGGCTTGCCGATGCCGATCTCGCGATCGTGGTCGATCCGGTCGATGGAACGTTCAACTTTGCCGCCGGCATTCCGGCCTTCGGCGTCATGGCTTCGGTCATTTCAGGCGGCGAAACCATTGCAGGCATCATCTACGATCCGATGGGCGACGACTGGGTGATGGCGGAGAAGGGCGGCGGCGCCTGGCTGCGCAGGCCGGATGGCGAGGCGCAGCGACTGCGCGCAGCCGAGCCTGTCGCGCTCGACCAGATGGTCGGTATGGCTTCGACCGGCTACCTGCCGCGGGAGAAGCGTGCCGAGGTCCTTGGCAATCTCGCCAAGGTGCGTTTCCTCACCAACTACCGCTGTGCCGCTCACGAATACCGCACCCTTGCCGGCGGGCACGTACATTACCTGATGTACAACAAGCTGATGCCTTGGGATCATCTTGCCGGAACGCTGATCTCGCAGGAGGCCGGCGCCTATGCCGCCCGCTTCGACGGCTCGTCCTACTTGCCGCAGCATCTGGACGGCGGACTGTTGATTGCGCCCGACAATGCATCGTGGGACGTGCTGCGGCGTGAGGTGTTGACCCTCTGA
- a CDS encoding inositol monophosphatase family protein, with amino-acid sequence MTISDQDILFLDECVKEAARAEIMPRFRNLGDTDVLEKTSATDLVTQADLLAEHRITAALKQRFPSALVVGEEAYDADKSVVRALADAELAFIIDPVDGTFNFAAGLPVFGTMLAVTVRGETVAGIIHDPALGDTVTAIKGAGAFLTRREGQSSRLKVAEPAAMNQMVGGMSWAHMEEPDRSRICANMAKARMTFAFNCSAYEYWMVASGKMHFIGHAKLMPWDHLAGVLAHQEAGGHTAKFDGTPYRPGETTGGIISAPDKESWQLIRREIVGI; translated from the coding sequence ATGACCATTTCAGATCAGGATATTCTCTTTCTCGACGAATGCGTAAAGGAGGCAGCGCGTGCGGAAATCATGCCGCGGTTCCGCAACCTCGGCGATACGGATGTTTTGGAAAAAACCTCGGCAACCGATCTGGTGACGCAGGCGGATCTGCTTGCCGAACACCGGATCACCGCCGCGCTGAAACAGCGTTTTCCCTCAGCACTCGTCGTCGGCGAGGAAGCCTATGACGCCGACAAGTCGGTGGTGCGGGCGCTTGCCGATGCCGAGCTCGCCTTCATCATCGATCCTGTTGACGGCACGTTCAATTTCGCCGCCGGACTGCCCGTTTTCGGAACGATGCTTGCGGTTACCGTCCGGGGCGAGACCGTTGCCGGCATCATTCACGATCCCGCTCTTGGCGACACGGTGACGGCGATCAAGGGGGCGGGTGCCTTTCTGACACGCCGGGAGGGACAATCGAGCAGGCTCAAGGTGGCCGAGCCCGCCGCCATGAACCAGATGGTCGGCGGCATGTCGTGGGCCCATATGGAAGAGCCCGACCGCTCGCGGATCTGCGCCAACATGGCGAAGGCGCGGATGACCTTCGCCTTCAACTGCTCGGCCTATGAATATTGGATGGTCGCGTCGGGCAAGATGCATTTCATCGGTCATGCGAAGCTGATGCCCTGGGATCACCTGGCCGGCGTGCTTGCGCACCAGGAGGCGGGCGGCCACACGGCGAAATTCGATGGCACGCCCTATCGCCCGGGCGAGACGACCGGCGGCATTATCTCCGCGCCTGATAAGGAGAGCTGGCAGCTAATTCGGCGCGAGATCGTCGGCATCTGA
- the ttcA gene encoding tRNA 2-thiocytidine(32) synthetase TtcA, translated as MNIAANIADELEADDGVGLALFADAPRSVSFNKLRKRLLRQVRQAFDDFDMLKGQKRWLVGLSGGKDSYGLLALLLDLKWRGLLPVELIACNLDQGQPNFPKHVLPDYLTRIGVRHRIEYRDTYSIVKEKVPEGATYCSLCSRLRRGNLYRIAREEGCDALVLGHHREDILETFFMNFFHGGRLASMPAKLLNDEGDLMVLRPLAYAAEDDLARFAAAMQFPIIPCDLCGSQDGLQRNAMKDMLADIERRMPGRKDTMLRALSHVNPSHLLDPKLFDFSSLGVTDPS; from the coding sequence ATGAATATCGCAGCTAATATCGCGGATGAGCTCGAAGCGGACGACGGCGTTGGTCTTGCGCTCTTTGCCGATGCACCGCGTTCGGTGTCCTTCAACAAGCTGCGCAAGCGCCTGCTCAGGCAAGTACGTCAGGCTTTCGACGATTTCGACATGCTGAAGGGACAGAAGCGCTGGCTGGTCGGCCTCTCCGGCGGCAAGGATTCCTACGGTCTGCTGGCGCTGCTGCTCGATCTCAAATGGCGCGGGCTGCTTCCCGTCGAGCTCATCGCCTGCAATCTCGACCAGGGACAGCCGAATTTTCCGAAGCATGTGCTGCCGGATTATCTGACGAGGATCGGTGTCCGGCATCGGATCGAATATCGCGACACCTATTCGATCGTGAAGGAAAAGGTGCCCGAAGGCGCCACCTATTGCTCGCTGTGTTCGCGGCTGCGACGCGGCAATCTCTATCGTATCGCGCGGGAGGAGGGCTGCGACGCACTGGTGCTCGGCCATCACCGCGAAGACATTCTCGAAACCTTCTTCATGAATTTCTTTCACGGCGGGCGGCTTGCCTCGATGCCGGCAAAGCTTCTGAATGACGAGGGCGACCTGATGGTGCTTCGGCCGCTCGCTTATGCCGCTGAGGACGATCTTGCCAGGTTCGCCGCCGCCATGCAGTTCCCGATCATTCCCTGCGATCTCTGCGGCTCGCAGGACGGGCTGCAGCGCAATGCCATGAAGGACATGCTCGCCGATATTGAACGGCGCATGCCTGGACGCAAGGACACGATGCTGCGGGCGCTTTCGCATGTGAACCCGTCGCATCTGCTCGATCCGAAACTCTTCGACTTTTCCAGCCTTGGTGTCACCGATCCTTCATGA